The following coding sequences lie in one Salarias fasciatus chromosome 7 unlocalized genomic scaffold, fSalaFa1.1 super_scaffold_4, whole genome shotgun sequence genomic window:
- the hmgcs1 gene encoding hydroxymethylglutaryl-CoA synthase, cytoplasmic isoform X2, translating to MPGSAPVSCLGPWPKDVGIIALEMYFPSQYVDQAELEQYDGVSAGKYTVGLGQARMGFCSDREDINSLCLTAVQRLMERNSLSYDSIGRLEVGTETLIDKSKSVKTVLMQLFEDSGNADVEGIDTTNACYGGTAALFNAVNWVESSSWDGRYALVVAGDIAVYATGSARPTGGAGAVAMLVGPNAPLAFERGLRGTHMQHAYDFYKPDMVSEYPVVDGKLSIECYLSALDRCYSLYRNKIHAQWQREAVDKSFSLEDFGFLVFHSPYCKLVQKSLARLMLNDFLNHPSPNTESGPFAGLDAFRDVRPEDTYFDRDVEKAFMKASADLFERKTKPSLLISNQNGNMYTPSVYGCLASVIALHTPSQIAGQRIGVFSYGSGFAATLYSLRVTQDHTPGSSLDKLVSSLSDLKVRLDSRTKVSPAVFSETMQLREETHHLASYVPQSSLEDLFPGTWYLTRVDDKHRREYARRPLDDDLVPEPDRLRSSSAAERVVKVADYKRRPSVT from the exons ATGCCTGGCTCAGCCCCCGTCAGCTGTTTGGGACCATGGCCCAAAGACGTAGGGATCATCGCCCTGGAGATGTACTTCCCCTCCCAGTACGTGGACCAGGCCGAGCTGGAGCAGTATGACGGCGTGTCGGCGGGCAAATACACCGTCGGCCTGGGCCAGGCTCGCATGGGCTTCTGCTCCGACCGCGAGGACATCAACTCCCTGTGCCTGACGGCGGTGCAGCGGCTGATGGAGAGGAACAGCCTCTCCTACGACAGCATCGGGCGGCTGGAGGTCGGCACGGAGACCCTCATCGACAAGTCCAAGTCGGTCAAGACGGTCCTCATGCAGCTGTTTGAGGACTCCGGCAACGCGGACGTGGAGGGGATCGACACCACAAACGCCTGCTACGGTGGAACGGCCGCACTCTTCAATGCCGTCAACTGGGTGGAGTCCAGCTCGTGGGACG gccGATACGCGCTGGTGGTGGCGGGAGACATCGCCGTGTACGCCACGGGAAGCGCCCGGCCGAcgggcggcgccggagccgtGGCCATGCTGGTCGGGCCCAACGCTCCGCTGGCCTTCGAGCGAG GTCTGCGGGGAACCCACATGCAGCACGCCTACGACTTCTACAAGCCGGACATGGTGTCGGAGTATCCGGTGGTGGACGGCAAGCTGTCCATCGAGTGCTACCTGAGTGCCTTGGACCGCTGCTACTCCCTGTACCGCAACAAGATCCACGCCCAGTGGCAGCGAG AGGCTGTAGACAAGAGCTTCAGCCTGGAGGACTTCGGCTTCCTCGTGTTCCACTCTCCCTACTGCAAGCTGGTGCAGAAGTCCCTGGCCAGGCTGATGCTGAATGACTTCCTGAACCATCCCAGCCCCAACACTGAGAGCGGACCCTTCGCCGGCCTCGACGCCTTCAG ggaCGTGCGGCCAGAGGATACCTACTTCGACCGGGACGTGGAGAAAGCCTTCATGAAGGCCAGCGCAGACCTGTTTGAGAGGAAGACCAAGCCGTCGCTGCTTATCTCCAATCAGAACGGGAACATGTACACCCCGTCGGTGTACGGCTGCCTGGCGTCCGTCATCGCACT acacactccttcacaGATCGCCGGGCAGAGGATCGGAGTCTTCTCCTACGGATCGGGCTTCGCTGCGACGCTGTACTCTCTGAGAGTCACACAGGACCACACACCCG GCTCCAGTCTGGACAAACTGGTGTCCAGCTTGAGCGACCTGAAGGTGAGGCTGGACTCCAGGACGAAGGTGTCCCCCGCCGTCTTCTCCGAGACCATGCAGCTGAGAGAGGAGACTCACCACTTAG CCAGCTACGTCCCCCAGAGCTCGCTGGAGGACCTGTTTCCCGGGACCTGGTACCTGACCCGGGTGGACGACAAGCACCGCAGGGAGTACGCCCGCCGCCCTCTGGACGACGACCTGgtgccggagccggaccgcctGCGCTCCAGCTCGGCCGCCGAG CGGGTGGTGAAGGTGGCCGACTACAAAAGGAGGCCGTCCGTCACTTAA
- the hmgcs1 gene encoding hydroxymethylglutaryl-CoA synthase, cytoplasmic isoform X1: protein MPGSAPVSCLGPWPKDVGIIALEMYFPSQYVDQAELEQYDGVSAGKYTVGLGQARMGFCSDREDINSLCLTAVQRLMERNSLSYDSIGRLEVGTETLIDKSKSVKTVLMQLFEDSGNADVEGIDTTNACYGGTAALFNAVNWVESSSWDGRYALVVAGDIAVYATGSARPTGGAGAVAMLVGPNAPLAFERGLRGTHMQHAYDFYKPDMVSEYPVVDGKLSIECYLSALDRCYSLYRNKIHAQWQREAVDKSFSLEDFGFLVFHSPYCKLVQKSLARLMLNDFLNHPSPNTESGPFAGLDAFRDVRPEDTYFDRDVEKAFMKASADLFERKTKPSLLISNQNGNMYTPSVYGCLASVIALHTPSQIAGQRIGVFSYGSGFAATLYSLRVTQDHTPGSSLDKLVSSLSDLKVRLDSRTKVSPAVFSETMQLREETHHLASYVPQSSLEDLFPGTWYLTRVDDKHRREYARRPLDDDLVPEPDRLRSSSAAEHIPSPAKKMPRIPAAPAAGPEAAVSN from the exons ATGCCTGGCTCAGCCCCCGTCAGCTGTTTGGGACCATGGCCCAAAGACGTAGGGATCATCGCCCTGGAGATGTACTTCCCCTCCCAGTACGTGGACCAGGCCGAGCTGGAGCAGTATGACGGCGTGTCGGCGGGCAAATACACCGTCGGCCTGGGCCAGGCTCGCATGGGCTTCTGCTCCGACCGCGAGGACATCAACTCCCTGTGCCTGACGGCGGTGCAGCGGCTGATGGAGAGGAACAGCCTCTCCTACGACAGCATCGGGCGGCTGGAGGTCGGCACGGAGACCCTCATCGACAAGTCCAAGTCGGTCAAGACGGTCCTCATGCAGCTGTTTGAGGACTCCGGCAACGCGGACGTGGAGGGGATCGACACCACAAACGCCTGCTACGGTGGAACGGCCGCACTCTTCAATGCCGTCAACTGGGTGGAGTCCAGCTCGTGGGACG gccGATACGCGCTGGTGGTGGCGGGAGACATCGCCGTGTACGCCACGGGAAGCGCCCGGCCGAcgggcggcgccggagccgtGGCCATGCTGGTCGGGCCCAACGCTCCGCTGGCCTTCGAGCGAG GTCTGCGGGGAACCCACATGCAGCACGCCTACGACTTCTACAAGCCGGACATGGTGTCGGAGTATCCGGTGGTGGACGGCAAGCTGTCCATCGAGTGCTACCTGAGTGCCTTGGACCGCTGCTACTCCCTGTACCGCAACAAGATCCACGCCCAGTGGCAGCGAG AGGCTGTAGACAAGAGCTTCAGCCTGGAGGACTTCGGCTTCCTCGTGTTCCACTCTCCCTACTGCAAGCTGGTGCAGAAGTCCCTGGCCAGGCTGATGCTGAATGACTTCCTGAACCATCCCAGCCCCAACACTGAGAGCGGACCCTTCGCCGGCCTCGACGCCTTCAG ggaCGTGCGGCCAGAGGATACCTACTTCGACCGGGACGTGGAGAAAGCCTTCATGAAGGCCAGCGCAGACCTGTTTGAGAGGAAGACCAAGCCGTCGCTGCTTATCTCCAATCAGAACGGGAACATGTACACCCCGTCGGTGTACGGCTGCCTGGCGTCCGTCATCGCACT acacactccttcacaGATCGCCGGGCAGAGGATCGGAGTCTTCTCCTACGGATCGGGCTTCGCTGCGACGCTGTACTCTCTGAGAGTCACACAGGACCACACACCCG GCTCCAGTCTGGACAAACTGGTGTCCAGCTTGAGCGACCTGAAGGTGAGGCTGGACTCCAGGACGAAGGTGTCCCCCGCCGTCTTCTCCGAGACCATGCAGCTGAGAGAGGAGACTCACCACTTAG CCAGCTACGTCCCCCAGAGCTCGCTGGAGGACCTGTTTCCCGGGACCTGGTACCTGACCCGGGTGGACGACAAGCACCGCAGGGAGTACGCCCGCCGCCCTCTGGACGACGACCTGgtgccggagccggaccgcctGCGCTCCAGCTCGGCCGCCGAG